The Faecalibaculum rodentium genome segment CGAATCCTTATCCCTTTTCAATTGCTTCCGGCTGTACTGGCTGGATATCTCGGGTTTCGCATTTGCTGTTCATTCACCCCATCCCTTCGATGGATGGACATCATCTGCAGCATGACAGATGAACGGAATCAGCTGCTTCTTGCTCTGCTGGAGGAGAAACGGCAGTCCAGTCAGCGCAGAGAACATAGCGAAAACCTGGCCCACCAGCTTCACAACACCGCGGGAGCAGGACTGCTGCTGCTTGATGCCGGAAATACGGATCCGGAGCGGATGGAACAGATACTTGAGAAACTAGCAAAACAGACGGAACAATATCTGGATGCCTCTGTACTGTCTTCAGAATCGTCGGGATTCCGATATGAACCTGTTGACTTCTATACTGTCGCCTGCCGTGCTCTGGCCGGATTTCCAGAATCAGGTACCAGACTGGAGGGAGAAAAAAAGCCTATGCCTATGTATGGTGATGCCTTCTGGCTGGAAGAGATGATACGGTCCCTTCTGGAGAATGCACTCGGTTTCACCCGCGGCCAGGTGCGGATGTCGATCAGATACAGCAACTCCCGAAAAGAATATGAACTGGAACTCTCTCATCCGGGATCCGTGAACTTTCGTCATCCAGTCCGGTATCAGTCGGCACGTACCGGGCATTATGGGATCGGCTTGTCTCTGGCAGATGCTGTCGCAGAACAGCACCATGGAACACTCAGGATTGCTGAAACAGATGGTGAAGTAAGAATACTGGTACGTCTGCCTGTGGTTCCTCTGGAGATCTGATACGGTAATCAATCTGTAATGAAGCCAGGATAGGCTGATTATGAGGTGATACTATGGAGGAAATCGTTCGAGTGATGAATGCTCTGAAGATCTGGAACAGCGGGCGCGCTGAGACCAAAGCGGTGGATCACGTCAGTTTCTCTGTGCAGGTCAGATCGTTTACCGTCATTATTGGGAAAAGCGGTTGCGGTAAATCTACGTTGCTGTCACTGATTGCAGGACTGGAAGTGCCGGATGAAGGGATAATCTTCATTGCCGGACAGGAAATGGGAAAAAGTGAAACACAGAGAGCAATGATTCGGCGGACATCTGTGGGAATGGTCCATCAGTTTTTTGATTTGATCCCTGAGCTGACAGTCAGGGAGAATCTGAGAGTTCCGTTTGATCTGAACAATGCGTTACTGGATGAGGTTTATGTGGATTCACTGATCCGCCAGCTGGAACTGGAAGGACTGGAAGACCGCTTCCCGCATCAGATATCCGGCGGTCAGCAGCAGAGGGTGGCCATAGCGAGAGCCCTGTCTGTGAAACCGGCAGTGGTACTGGCTGATGAACCTACAGGGAATCTGGACCGGAAGAGTTCACAGCAAGTCATGGAACTGTTTCGCCGTTTACAGAGAAACATGGGATTGACGGTCATCATGGTGACGCATGACCTGGATCTGGCAAAACAGGCAGACCGCATTCTTTACATGGAAGATGGGAAACTCAGTGAGTATGGTGTACAGAAACAGGCATAGAAATGCAAAGCGGGACCAGACGACAATAGGGAAGATTATACAGAATCCCAGAGCGGCCAGACTGTTTTCGCTGGCAATGGCGCTTACCATGGTTCTGGTCGCGGTCTCTGTCTGCATTCAATACCGGAATGTACAGGATCAAAGAAAAACACAGCAGGAATGGCATGGTGCATGGCAGGCGGTTTTGATGGACCCGGATCTCACAGCTCTGCAGGAAGCTTCGGAGAACCTGGTTATAAAAAAAAGGGGATCTGTGCAAACCGCAGCAATGAAGGACGGAACCATTGCAGGCACTGGAGATAAGCAGTTTTTCGAGATGGCAAATCTGTCCATAAAAAAGGGCAGACTGCCGGAAACAGGTTCAGAAATGGCAGCAGAAGCCTTATGGCTGGATGAGCGCGGATTTT includes the following:
- a CDS encoding sensor histidine kinase; this encodes MTDERNQLLLALLEEKRQSSQRREHSENLAHQLHNTAGAGLLLLDAGNTDPERMEQILEKLAKQTEQYLDASVLSSESSGFRYEPVDFYTVACRALAGFPESGTRLEGEKKPMPMYGDAFWLEEMIRSLLENALGFTRGQVRMSIRYSNSRKEYELELSHPGSVNFRHPVRYQSARTGHYGIGLSLADAVAEQHHGTLRIAETDGEVRILVRLPVVPLEI
- a CDS encoding ABC transporter ATP-binding protein, with the translated sequence MEEIVRVMNALKIWNSGRAETKAVDHVSFSVQVRSFTVIIGKSGCGKSTLLSLIAGLEVPDEGIIFIAGQEMGKSETQRAMIRRTSVGMVHQFFDLIPELTVRENLRVPFDLNNALLDEVYVDSLIRQLELEGLEDRFPHQISGGQQQRVAIARALSVKPAVVLADEPTGNLDRKSSQQVMELFRRLQRNMGLTVIMVTHDLDLAKQADRILYMEDGKLSEYGVQKQA